A single Nitrospira sp. DNA region contains:
- the atpH gene encoding ATP synthase F1 subunit delta translates to MIKSSIARRYAKAFFELLDTKSIEAARTGLTALGQAVEQSAELRHVLASPAFTADEKLAVLNALVQKLPCPPVTASLLGQLVHKNRLEFLTDIADAFAELADQSRGTRQASVTSAAALNALEQDRVRTRLRDLLKGDVDVTFQTEPKLIGGLQIRIGSTLYDSSVRSRLNAMQTTLTKE, encoded by the coding sequence ATGATCAAATCCTCCATCGCGCGCCGGTACGCCAAAGCCTTTTTCGAACTGCTGGACACCAAGAGTATTGAAGCGGCGCGCACTGGGCTGACCGCTCTCGGACAGGCCGTCGAGCAATCCGCCGAACTCAGACACGTTCTGGCGTCACCGGCCTTCACCGCCGACGAAAAACTCGCGGTGTTGAACGCGCTGGTGCAGAAGCTCCCTTGTCCGCCTGTCACCGCCAGTTTACTGGGCCAGCTCGTGCACAAGAACCGCCTCGAATTTCTCACGGACATCGCGGACGCCTTCGCTGAACTTGCCGATCAATCCAGGGGCACCAGGCAGGCGTCCGTGACGTCGGCCGCCGCGCTCAATGCGCTCGAGCAGGACCGCGTGCGCACGCGCCTGCGTGACCTGCTTAAGGGCGACGTGGATGTCACCTTCCAGACTGAGCCAAAGCTGATCGGGGGCTTACAGATCCGGATCGGGAGCACGCTCTACGATAGCAGCGTGCGCAGCCGATTGAACGCCATGCAGACGACTTTGACCAAGGAGTAG
- a CDS encoding F0F1 ATP synthase subunit alpha: MQIKADEISSIIKEKIKGFDKRVDVSETGSVIQVGDGIAKVYGLDGTMAGEMLEFPGNLFGIALNLEEDNVGAVLMGDDTGIKEGDPVKRTGRIAEIPVGEALVGRVVNAIGQPIDGKGPIKSSHSSRIEVVAPGVVTRQSVREPLQTGIKAIDAMIPIGRGQRELIIGDRQTGKTAIAVDTIINQKGLGVFCIYVAVGQKRSTVARVVKTLEENHAMDYSMVVSATASDPAPLQFLAPFAGAAIGEYFRDNGKHALIVYDDLSKHAVAYRQLSLLLRRPPGREAYPGDVFYLHSRLLERAAKLNDKLGGGSLTALPIIETQAGDVSAYIPTNVISITDGQIYLGSDLFYSGIRPAINVGLSVSRVGGSAQIKTMKQVSGTLRLDLAQYREMAAFAQFGSELDKATQAQLARGVRMVELLKQGQYKPMPVADQVLAIYAGTQGYLDDVAVDKVQQFEEDLLHYVTQNHPELRKEIASISKIDDAVGAKLKQMLTTFKQKMGYGAKG; the protein is encoded by the coding sequence ATGCAGATCAAAGCGGACGAGATCAGTTCGATCATCAAGGAAAAGATCAAGGGCTTCGACAAGCGCGTCGACGTCAGTGAGACGGGTTCCGTCATACAGGTCGGCGACGGTATCGCCAAGGTCTATGGACTGGACGGGACGATGGCCGGCGAGATGCTGGAGTTTCCCGGCAACCTATTTGGCATCGCACTGAATCTTGAAGAGGACAACGTCGGCGCCGTATTGATGGGCGACGACACCGGCATCAAGGAGGGCGATCCGGTCAAGCGCACGGGGCGCATCGCGGAAATCCCTGTGGGCGAGGCGTTGGTCGGACGCGTGGTCAACGCCATCGGCCAGCCGATCGACGGCAAGGGCCCCATCAAGTCGTCACACTCCTCGCGCATCGAGGTTGTCGCGCCGGGCGTGGTCACGCGGCAGTCCGTCCGGGAGCCACTCCAGACCGGTATCAAAGCCATTGACGCCATGATTCCAATCGGCCGCGGCCAGCGCGAGCTGATCATTGGCGACCGGCAGACGGGCAAGACCGCCATCGCCGTGGACACGATCATCAATCAGAAGGGCCTCGGCGTCTTCTGTATCTACGTCGCCGTGGGCCAGAAGCGCTCGACCGTCGCGCGCGTGGTGAAAACTCTCGAGGAGAACCACGCGATGGACTACAGCATGGTCGTCTCGGCCACCGCGAGCGATCCAGCGCCCCTGCAGTTCCTCGCGCCCTTCGCTGGCGCGGCCATTGGCGAATACTTCCGCGACAACGGTAAGCACGCGCTGATCGTCTACGACGATCTCTCCAAGCATGCCGTGGCCTATCGCCAGCTCTCGCTGCTACTGCGCCGGCCGCCAGGACGGGAAGCCTATCCGGGGGATGTGTTCTACCTGCACTCCCGCTTGCTGGAGCGCGCGGCCAAGCTCAACGACAAGCTGGGTGGCGGCAGCCTCACGGCGCTCCCCATCATCGAAACACAGGCGGGCGACGTGTCGGCCTACATTCCGACCAACGTCATCTCAATCACAGACGGACAGATATATCTCGGCAGCGACCTCTTCTATTCGGGCATCCGGCCCGCGATCAACGTCGGCCTCTCCGTCTCGCGCGTCGGCGGCTCCGCGCAGATTAAGACAATGAAGCAGGTGTCCGGCACGTTGCGGCTCGACCTCGCGCAGTACCGCGAAATGGCCGCCTTCGCGCAGTTCGGCAGCGAACTCGACAAGGCAACGCAGGCCCAGCTCGCGCGTGGCGTCCGCATGGTGGAACTGCTCAAGCAAGGCCAGTACAAACCGATGCCCGTGGCCGACCAGGTCCTTGCGATCTACGCCGGCACGCAGGGGTATCTAGACGACGTGGCGGTGGACAAGGTCCAGCAGTTCGAAGAAGACCTGCTGCACTACGTGACGCAGAATCATCCGGAACTGCGCAAAGAGATCGCCAGCATCAGCAAGATTGACGACGCCGTGGGTGCGAAGCTCAAGCAGATGCTCACGACGTTTAAGCAGAAGATGGGATACGGCGCGAAAGGATAA